In the genome of Bremerella sp. P1, the window CCAAGCTTGGGGGCCGGCCAACGCCGTTCAATCCTCAAGATGCCGATGGCCTGCGGGCTTCGGTCCAGGAGAGCTTACGTTTGCTCGGCCGGGAGCACATCGACATTCTCATGATCCACGAGCCGGACCGGCCGCAGCAGTATCCATGGTGGACCAGCTACGATCCACTGGACGGACCTGTGTTGGAGGTACTCGACTCGCTCAAGCAAGCCGGGACCATACGCTTCACCGGGCTGGCTGGCACCACCGTCAACGAGATGACCTACCTGGTGCGGCAGAACAAGTTCGATGTCGTCCTGACGGCGTTCAACTACAACGCTCTGTTTCGGGAAGCCGAGTCGACCGTCATTCCGGCGGCGACCGCTCAGGATATGGGAATCGTGCTCGGCTCGGTCATGGGGCAGGGTTTTCTGACCCGACCAGCCAGCGTTTCGGCTGCCAGCAATCGCGTGTGGATCTCCGAGGCCCGCCGGCATCAACTCGAGCAGTATGCCAGCTTGCTCGAAGAGTCTGGCATGTCGGCCGTTGAGCTTTGCCTGCGATTTGCTATCGCGGACGAGCGTATCCACACGATCCCGATTGGCTGCAAGACGATCGAGCAGTTGGAAACGTGCGTCACGGCTGTCGAGAAGGGGCCGCTACCGGCCGATGTTCGCTTGCGTCTTGATGAGATCGCAGCCATGCTGCCGTATCGCCCCTACGAAGAACCGATGATCTTGC includes:
- a CDS encoding aldo/keto reductase, with translation MNTRKLGRTGLDISLLSIGGLYTSSLAGGVSETKRIMQKAVDLGINAVDTAPAYADSELTLGNAITDLTSPLIVTTKLGGRPTPFNPQDADGLRASVQESLRLLGREHIDILMIHEPDRPQQYPWWTSYDPLDGPVLEVLDSLKQAGTIRFTGLAGTTVNEMTYLVRQNKFDVVLTAFNYNALFREAESTVIPAATAQDMGIVLGSVMGQGFLTRPASVSAASNRVWISEARRHQLEQYASLLEESGMSAVELCLRFAIADERIHTIPIGCKTIEQLETCVTAVEKGPLPADVRLRLDEIAAMLPYRPYEEPMILPLGKNYQGPGIANMGAAVQVGKLPE